From a region of the Methanolobus tindarius DSM 2278 genome:
- a CDS encoding PAS domain S-box protein, which produces MTEDNLSLMELENENLELKKRIKELELSFDSFKKDKEDELIRKNVLLEGLLNSVPEYVYLKDENGKYILCNSGAAKFFGKTIEEIIGKTDYDIASKKEADVFRENDEKVINSRKQNRNEEWIAFTDGTKKLFETYKAPLYTDKGDFIGIMGISRDITLQRKEDDELTRAHEQLLSVMEAFDDPAYVADPVSYELLFANRAIKNQMGKDIVGKKCYNILQNSDSPCSFCTNTLIFGENIGKTHIWETQNIKTKRWYRCIDKAIEWPDGRMVRFEVAVDIHKEKIAQEALQESEEKYRTYINTSPNPIFVLDFKGNFIDVNPAACEVTGYSGEELLNMNYYNMFSEEQRIQRENNFKNLQLKGKMSGEYPYVNKNGVEFYLSIEVVKIPDNRFLAMCTDVTERKKTEEEILQAKINAEASNRTKTEFLANMSHELRTPLNSVIGFADMMRSQVAGDINEKQAGYLSNISQSGKHLLNIINEILDISKIESGKMKLYKEDVLLVETYAEIIATLQHIASRKEIKLDVSPWPENEYAYADRAKLKQILYNLVGNAIKFTNEGGSVIIGTRNDGKFIHISVSDTGIGIAPDGLERLFKPFTQLESFESRTYEGTGLGLALSKELVELHGGKITAESEPGKGSTFIFTLPSAKTAD; this is translated from the coding sequence ATGACAGAGGATAACTTATCGTTAATGGAACTTGAAAATGAGAATCTCGAACTTAAAAAGCGAATTAAAGAGCTGGAACTCTCTTTTGATTCTTTTAAAAAAGACAAAGAAGATGAATTAATCAGGAAAAATGTGCTTCTTGAAGGCTTGCTTAACTCTGTACCTGAGTATGTATACCTGAAAGATGAAAACGGGAAATATATTCTTTGTAATTCAGGAGCTGCAAAATTCTTTGGAAAAACCATTGAAGAGATTATTGGAAAAACAGATTATGATATTGCCAGTAAGAAAGAAGCTGACGTATTCAGGGAAAATGATGAAAAAGTAATCAATAGCAGGAAACAAAACAGAAATGAAGAATGGATAGCTTTTACTGATGGAACAAAAAAACTCTTTGAAACTTACAAAGCCCCTTTGTATACAGATAAAGGTGACTTTATAGGCATCATGGGAATCAGCAGGGACATTACCCTGCAAAGAAAAGAAGATGATGAACTTACCAGAGCGCATGAACAGCTTCTTTCAGTAATGGAAGCGTTTGACGACCCTGCATATGTTGCTGACCCTGTTTCATACGAACTTCTTTTTGCCAACAGGGCAATCAAAAATCAAATGGGAAAAGATATAGTAGGTAAAAAATGCTATAATATACTCCAGAACTCCGATTCTCCATGCTCTTTTTGCACAAACACCCTGATATTTGGCGAGAATATTGGAAAAACCCACATATGGGAAACACAAAATATTAAAACCAAACGCTGGTACCGTTGTATTGATAAAGCAATTGAATGGCCCGACGGACGTATGGTACGATTTGAAGTTGCTGTTGACATACATAAAGAAAAGATTGCACAAGAAGCACTTCAGGAAAGTGAGGAAAAGTACAGAACATACATCAATACTTCACCAAATCCTATTTTTGTTCTTGACTTTAAAGGAAACTTTATAGATGTGAATCCGGCAGCCTGTGAAGTAACAGGCTATTCCGGAGAAGAATTGCTTAACATGAACTATTATAATATGTTCTCTGAAGAGCAAAGAATTCAACGTGAAAATAATTTCAAAAATCTTCAACTTAAAGGAAAGATGTCAGGTGAATACCCATACGTGAATAAGAATGGAGTTGAGTTTTACCTTTCAATAGAAGTTGTAAAAATACCTGATAATCGATTTCTTGCAATGTGCACTGATGTAACAGAAAGGAAAAAAACAGAAGAAGAAATACTTCAGGCAAAGATTAATGCGGAAGCTTCAAACAGGACTAAGACCGAGTTCCTTGCCAATATGAGTCATGAGTTGCGTACGCCGCTAAATTCTGTGATTGGATTTGCAGACATGATGAGAAGTCAGGTGGCAGGAGATATTAACGAAAAGCAGGCAGGATATCTGTCAAACATTTCCCAGAGTGGAAAACACCTGCTTAACATCATAAACGAGATTCTGGATATTTCAAAGATAGAATCCGGGAAAATGAAACTATATAAAGAAGATGTATTGCTTGTAGAAACCTATGCAGAAATCATCGCCACGCTTCAGCATATTGCAAGCAGAAAAGAAATAAAACTTGATGTTTCACCCTGGCCTGAAAATGAATACGCATATGCTGACAGGGCAAAACTAAAACAGATACTCTATAACCTTGTAGGCAATGCTATCAAATTCACCAATGAAGGAGGGTCGGTGATAATAGGAACAAGAAATGATGGGAAATTTATCCACATATCTGTTTCAGACACTGGAATTGGAATTGCACCTGATGGGTTAGAGAGATTGTTCAAACCATTTACACAGCTTGAATCCTTTGAATCTAGAACCTATGAAGGAACAGGACTTGGCCTTGCACTTTCAAAAGAACTTGTAGAGCTACACGGCGGAAAGATTACTGCTGAAAGTGAACCTGGCAAAGGAAGCACTTTTATTTTTACATTGCCATCTGCAAAAACAGCGGATTAA
- the ala gene encoding alanine dehydrogenase, which produces MDVLWLDQSDVKNVIDMPLTLSAVENGFREHGLKKVQMPPKSYLYFENHNGDLRTMPSFMEEKDIAGVKIVNVHPDNREKGLPTVMAVIVLNSTETGAPLAIMDGTHVTDMRTGAAGGVAAKYLARKDSHVVGMVGTGGQARTQLLALSEVMDIEEVKITCRNTGHCDSFEKDMKKVVSCDFKRKQSIKDVCDCDVLVTTTPVREPVVKAEWIHEGTHINAIGADAVGKQELESSIMKKARIIVDDIVQASHSGEVNVPLSQGVISESDIHAELGEIVAGVKKGRLSDDNITIFDSTGLAVQDLVTANMVYTKALELGIGKKVKLF; this is translated from the coding sequence ATGGATGTTCTGTGGCTTGATCAGTCTGATGTTAAAAATGTAATAGATATGCCTCTTACCCTGTCTGCTGTGGAAAATGGTTTCAGGGAACATGGACTTAAAAAGGTACAGATGCCTCCAAAGTCCTATCTCTATTTTGAAAATCACAATGGAGACCTGCGTACCATGCCATCGTTTATGGAAGAAAAGGATATTGCAGGTGTAAAAATAGTCAATGTGCACCCTGATAACCGTGAAAAAGGACTTCCAACTGTGATGGCCGTCATAGTCCTCAATTCCACAGAAACCGGTGCTCCTCTTGCTATAATGGATGGAACGCATGTAACTGACATGAGGACAGGTGCTGCAGGCGGAGTTGCTGCAAAGTATCTTGCACGTAAAGATTCCCATGTGGTTGGAATGGTTGGCACAGGAGGTCAGGCACGAACTCAATTGCTTGCATTGTCAGAAGTAATGGATATCGAGGAAGTTAAGATTACATGCAGAAATACTGGTCATTGTGATTCCTTTGAAAAGGATATGAAAAAAGTAGTCAGCTGCGACTTTAAGCGAAAGCAGAGTATTAAGGATGTATGTGACTGCGATGTCCTTGTTACAACAACACCTGTAAGAGAGCCGGTTGTAAAAGCTGAATGGATACATGAAGGCACACATATTAATGCCATCGGTGCTGATGCTGTGGGTAAACAGGAACTGGAGTCCTCTATCATGAAAAAGGCAAGGATAATTGTAGATGATATCGTACAGGCATCACATTCCGGAGAGGTGAATGTGCCACTGTCGCAGGGAGTAATCTCAGAATCAGACATCCATGCAGAACTTGGAGAAATTGTCGCAGGTGTTAAAAAAGGTCGCCTGTCTGACGATAATATTACAATATTTGATTCCACCGGGCTTGCAGTACAGGATCTTGTGACTGCTAATATGGTATATACAAAAGCTCTGGAGCTGGGAATTGGGAAGAAGGTAAAGTTGTTCTGA